The region AATGGCCTCATTAGGTGAGATGTTAGAAAACATAGCTCACCAATGGAGACAACCTTTATCTTTAATCCTAAGTACCTCAACAGGTATAAAAATAAAAAAAGAGTATAACCAACTAAATGATGAATTCTTAACAGTCTCTATTGAAAATATAATACACTCTGTTGAACATCTAAATCAAACAATCAATGATTTTAGAGATTATTTGAAACCTGATAAAAAACAAAGATATTTTAATATTGAAAAAGTTATTGATAAAGCTTTAATTCTCTTACAATCAAGAATAAAAAATAACTTACTTGAAATAGATAAAAATATGGGTTGCATAGATGCTTATGGTTATAAAAATGAATTTGTTCAAGTATTAATGAATATTATTAATAATTCAATTGATGAACTAGAAAAAAAAGATATTAAAGATAAAATTATTAGAATAGAAACAAAAGAATTAGAAAAATGTGAGACACTTGTAAGTGATGATGTTTGTAAATATAAGTGTGCCCAAATAAAAATTTCTGACAATGCTGGAGGTATAGCTCAAGATATAATAAATGATATATTTAACATATACTTTACAACAAAAGGGGAAAAGGGAACGGGGATAGGTTTATATATGTCAAAAGAGATGATCGAAGAGCATATGAATGGTTCAATAAAAGTATCAAATGAAAAGATAAATTACAAAGGTAAAATTTATAATGGAGCTACTTTCACAATAACTATCCCCTCACAAAAATATGATTAATCCTATTTTATATAAACTATATAATTGTTTATTTTATCTTCTAATCTTTTAGATAAAAACAAATTACAATTTTTTAAACACGATAATATAAACTTTGATTCTTTATGATAATTAAGAATTTTTAAACTATCCCATGATTTTGGTGGCTTTTGTAAATTTACTATTCTATCTGCAAGTTTTACCATTTGAATCTCATATGGTTGAGTTAACAATCTATTAATACTCTCTGCCATTTGATCTTTTTTTGAAAGAGTAGAATCTTTTGTTAAAGCTTCTACACCTTCTGCAATCTCGGCAGAAAACTCTGTATATAAATCATCATAAGTAATCTCTGTATCTTCAATAGTATCGTGAAGTAATGCTACACTAATAGCTATGTCACTCTTTTTAACTTCAAGTTTTGATTCCTCGCATGCATGCATTACTTCCATTGCCACTGATGTTAAATGAGTAATATAAGGTAATTCATTTGTAGTTTTCTGCTCACCATGAGCTTTTGCTGCAAAGTTTAATGCTTTTTGATATTTGTCTTGAGTAAACATTATTTTTCTTCCTTTTCTTCTATCTCTTTTTTAGGTTTTATTTGAACTTTAGGTACTAAAGGAATTGCATTTTTAGAAAAATCTATTAAATTTTCTACTGTTTTAACATTTTCATTTAAATGCTTAATAGATTCTTCTAAAATATATGTTGTACTTAAAGCATCACTGTAAGCTCTATGATGATTATCTATATTGATTTGTAAAAGTTCTTTTAAAAAACTAAGACCATACCTTTGGGCTTTAATTGTTCTTCTTGCCAAGTCTATTGTACAAAGCTTTCTATTTTCAAGCACTCCTAAATCATATTTATTAAAAGAGTTTGAGATGAAATTATAATCAAACTTAATATCATGTGCAACAAAAACATCATCCTCTAAAAATAGTTTAAACTCTTTTAAAACTCTTTTTAAATCAGGTGCAGATTCTAACATTTCAGGTGTTATATTTGTAACTTCTTGAATATATACTGGAATATCTTTCGCATAAACTAAAGATTCAAACTTGTCAATGATTTGACCACCTTTATATTTAACTGCTCCTATTTCAATTATTTGATGTCCTTTACTAACATGTGAACCATTTGTTTCGATATCAACAATACAAAAAGTTTGTTCAGATATTAAGTTTTTTGCAGTTTTTAAAATAACTTTATCATTTTCAATTTCAAGAGGTAAACCATTTGTTAAAAGTAGTTCAAATTCTAATTCTGCAGAATCAAAAAACCTCTCTTTATTTTTTGTTAACTCTATAAGAAAGTCATCAAAAGGTATAGAGTGTTTTTTTAACTTTTCTACTAGTTTTGCTGAAAAATGATTTGTCTTTTTATAATTCATTGGCAACTTTTACAAAATTAAACATTTTTTGTCTATCTTTTTTCCCTTTTTTTATCTCTACAGCTGAACTTACATCCACGCCATAAAAATTATAAGGTTTTAACTCTTTTAGATTCTCTTCACTTAAACCACCAGCTAAAATAAAAGTAGAACAATCTACATTTTCAAACCATTCTAAAGCAACACGTTTACCTGAACCACCAAAACTTTCAACAAAAGCATCAATTAAAACATATGAGTTTTCATTATTTATAATATCTTCTTTAGACTTTGCTCTTACAACTTTTATATATTTATAAGCAAGTTTTGAAAAATCTGTGTAATTATTATCATCAATTATTTGAGCCAATTGCATTTTTGATTCGAAACAAATATTATTAATAGTTTTAAAATCTTCATTTACAAAAAGTCCAACAGTTTGAACAAAAGGGGGTAAAGCATCAACTATTTTTTTTGCTTCTAAAGGTTTAATATATCTAGCACTTTTTTCATAAAAGACAAAACCTAATGCATCTACTCCTGCTGCTATAGCATCTAAAGCATCATTTATATTTGTTATTCCACAAATTTTTGTTCTCATATTATACCTGTAGAGATTTTATTGCTTTATTATAATCTTCATTTCCAAATACATAAGAACCTGCAACAACTACATCAACTCCAGCTTCTTTAAGTTCATGTATATTTTTATCATTTACTCCACCATCTACTTCAATTAGACATGCTGGATTTCTCTTTTTAATTAACTCTTTTAATTTTCTTGTTTTTTCAACCACAGTAGAAATAAATTTTTGTCCACCAAATCCTGGATTTACTGACATTAATAAAACCATATCTAAATCCTCAAGCAAATATTCAATGCTTTCTGGTGTAGAGTGTGGGTTTAAAACAATTGCAGGTTTAATTCCATAACTTCTAATTTTTTGGATTAATCTGTGAGGGTGTTTTTCACTTTCAATATGAAATGAGATATACTCAGGCTTTAAAGGAGCAAAAAGCTCAACAAAAAATGTATTATTTTCAACCATTAAATGTACATCAAGAGGTTTTGTTGCAATTTTTGCAACAGGATTTACAACAACTGGTCCTAAAGTCATATTAGGAACAAAATGTCCATCCATAACATCAACATGAATTAGATCACAACCACCATCACAAATAGCTGTTATCTCTTCATTTAATTTTCCAAAATCTGCTGATAATAT is a window of Halarcobacter sp. DNA encoding:
- a CDS encoding HD domain-containing protein codes for the protein MFTQDKYQKALNFAAKAHGEQKTTNELPYITHLTSVAMEVMHACEESKLEVKKSDIAISVALLHDTIEDTEITYDDLYTEFSAEIAEGVEALTKDSTLSKKDQMAESINRLLTQPYEIQMVKLADRIVNLQKPPKSWDSLKILNYHKESKFILSCLKNCNLFLSKRLEDKINNYIVYIK
- a CDS encoding phosphoribosylanthranilate isomerase, translating into MRTKICGITNINDALDAIAAGVDALGFVFYEKSARYIKPLEAKKIVDALPPFVQTVGLFVNEDFKTINNICFESKMQLAQIIDDNNYTDFSKLAYKYIKVVRAKSKEDIINNENSYVLIDAFVESFGGSGKRVALEWFENVDCSTFILAGGLSEENLKELKPYNFYGVDVSSAVEIKKGKKDRQKMFNFVKVANEL
- the rpe gene encoding ribulose-phosphate 3-epimerase; this encodes MLVAPSILSADFGKLNEEITAICDGGCDLIHVDVMDGHFVPNMTLGPVVVNPVAKIATKPLDVHLMVENNTFFVELFAPLKPEYISFHIESEKHPHRLIQKIRSYGIKPAIVLNPHSTPESIEYLLEDLDMVLLMSVNPGFGGQKFISTVVEKTRKLKELIKKRNPACLIEVDGGVNDKNIHELKEAGVDVVVAGSYVFGNEDYNKAIKSLQV
- a CDS encoding 3'-5' exonuclease, translating into MNYKKTNHFSAKLVEKLKKHSIPFDDFLIELTKNKERFFDSAELEFELLLTNGLPLEIENDKVILKTAKNLISEQTFCIVDIETNGSHVSKGHQIIEIGAVKYKGGQIIDKFESLVYAKDIPVYIQEVTNITPEMLESAPDLKRVLKEFKLFLEDDVFVAHDIKFDYNFISNSFNKYDLGVLENRKLCTIDLARRTIKAQRYGLSFLKELLQINIDNHHRAYSDALSTTYILEESIKHLNENVKTVENLIDFSKNAIPLVPKVQIKPKKEIEEKEEK